The genome window cagttacagattggcaggtacgaTGTTGTAGGCTTCATTGAATCATGGATAAAAGATTAcggctgggagcttaatgtctaagGATAATGTCAAAGataagcaggaaggcagagggggctacgttgctctgttggtttaaaaaaaatgaaatcaaattattagtaagaggtgacatagggttggaaaatGTTGAATCATTGAGattagagttaaggaactgcaagggtaaaaaaaaccctgatgggagttgtatacagaccctcaAGCAGTAGTAAGGatttggtctacaaattacaatgggagatagaaaatgcatttcaaaagggcaatgttacaacggtcatgggggatttcaatatgcaggtagattgaggaaCTGAGAATCTGAGGGTGATGCTGGATTCTGGCTGGCGGGGCGGGGGGGGTGGGTTTGTGAGTGGAATTTCGAGAATGTCTGTGAGATGGTTTTCTTTAGAGCAACCCGTGGTTAAGCGGATAAGGGAATTagctattctagattgggtgttgtgcaatgaaccagaattgattagagagcttaaggagaAAGTGATCaggtatgattgaattcacctgaaatttgagaaggacaaactaaagtcagatgtatcagtattgcagtggagtaaggggagttacagaggcatgatcagagcaatgagtataggagttgggatggaatgttaaaattgtacaaggcattggtaaggccgaatctggagtattgtgcacagttctggtcaccgaattataggaaagatgtcaacaaaatagagtacagagatttactagaatgttacctgggtttcagcacctaagttacagggagaggttgaacaagttaggtctttattcttcggagcgtagaaggttgaggggacacttaatagaggtatttaaaattataaggagaatagatagagttgacatggatagatagagttttttcattgagagtaggggagattcaaacaagaggacatgagttgagagttagggggcaaaagtttaggggtaacacaagggaaaatttctttactcagagtggtagctgtgtggaacgagcttccagtagaagtggtagaggcaggtagagcagagtgatctaggaataatggtgcatagttccctgaaagtggaatctcatgtggatagggtgctgaagaaagcttttggtatgctggcctttataaatcagagcattgagtataggagttggggtgtaatgttacaattgtacaagacattggtaaggccaaatctggagtattgtgtacacttctgatcaccgaattataggaaagatgttacctgggtttcagcacctaagttacagggagaggttgaacaagtttggtctttattctttggagcgtagaaggttgaggggacacttaatagaggtatttaaaattatgaggaggatagatttgacatggataggcttttttcattgagactaggagagattcaaacaagaggacatgagttgagttagggggcaaaagtttaggggtaacacgaggaggaatttctttactcaaagaaaagaaaagaaaagaaaaactgtgtggaacaagcttccagtagaagtggtagaggcaggttcggtattgtcatttaaagtaaaattggataggtgcatggacaggaaaggaatggagggttatgggctgagtgcgggccagtgggattaggtgagagtaagtgtttggcacagactagaagggccaagacagcctgtttccgtgctgtaattgttatatgagggaggagttgaccaaaattgattggaaaagaacattggcagggatgatggcagtgcagcaatggctggagtttctggaaacaattcagaaggcacaggatatgtacatcccaaagagaaagaagtattctaaaggaaagataacacaaccgtggctaacaagagaagtcaaagccaaagagagggcatataatagagcaaaaattagtgtgaagttagaggattgggaagttttcaaaTACCATCAGaaggcaatttttaaaaaaagtcattatgaaagtaagctaccaaataatattaaagaggatgccaaGTTTCTTCAGCTACATAAAGTgtaagagaggcaagaatggatacTGGACCACTTGAAATCGATGTTGGAGAGGCAGTAATAGGGAGAAGGAAATGGCGAATGAACtgactaagtattttgcattagtcttcactatggaagacactagcagtgtgtggaagttccaggtgtcaggggtcatgaagtgtgtgaagttactgtaactagagagaaggttcttgggaaactgaaaggtctgaaggtagacaagtcacctggaccagatggtgtacaccctagggttctgaaagaggtggctgaagagtttgtggaggcattagtaatggtctttaaggaatcactaggttctggaatagtcattgcaaatgtcacttcaatattcaagaagggagaggcagaagaaaggaaactctaggcaagttaatctgacctcagtggttgggaaaacatTGGAgttcgattattaaggatgaagtctcagggtacttggaggcatatgataaaatacactgtagtcagcatggtttcctcaagggaaaatcctgccttacaaatctgttggaattcttttaagaAACAAGCTGGATAGACAGGAGAATCAgcagatgttgtgtacttggattttcagaaagcctttgacaaaataCCACGCTTGAGGCTGGTATTAGAGTAAAATTtcaagcatggataaagcagtggctgattggcagggggtaaagaatgggaataaagggagccttttctgttggctgtcagtgactagtagtgttccacaggagtcatgtcaatgatttggatgatggaattgatggctttgttgcaaagtttgcagacgatatgaagataggtggaggaatagttttgaggaagtagagaggctacagaaggacttagacagaaggAGACtggggaaagaaatggcagatggaatacaggatcaggaagtgtgtggtcatgcactttgatacaaaaaatgaaagggttgactattttctaaacagagagaaaatacaaaatactgagatgcaaaaggaccagaactggacacagtactccactataaccagagttttatagagcctcgcgactcttaaactctatcccttgacttatgaaagctaacaccccataagctttcttaactaccctatctatctgtgaggtaactttcagggatctgtggagatgtactcccagatccctctgctcttccacactaccaaatatcctgccatttactttgtaccctgccttggagtttgttcttccaaagtgtaccacctcacacttctctgggttgaactccatctgccacttctcagcccacttctgcatcctatcaatgtctctcttcaATCTTCgccaatcctcaacactatccacgacaccaccaacctttgtgttgtttgcaaacttgccaacccacccttctacccccacatccaggtcgttaataaaaatcacaaaaagtagaggtcccagaaccgatgtttgtgggacatcactagtcacaaccctccaatccaaatgtactccctccaccatgaccctctgccttctgcaggcaagccaattctgaatccacgtggccaaacttccctggatcccatgccttctgactttctgaataagcctatcgtgtggtaccttgtcaaatgcctctaaaatccatgtagatcacatccactacactaccctcatttatgtgcctggtcacctcctcaaagaactctatcaggcttgttagacatgatctactcTTCATAAAGccttgctgactgtccctgattctctaaatgcccatagattctatctctgagaatcttttccaacagctttcccaccgcagacgtaaggctcactggtctataattacctggactatccataCTACCTTttatgaacaaggggacaacatttgcctccctccaatcttccggcaccattcctatggacaatgaggacataaagatcctagccaggggctcagcaatctcttctgtcgcctcgtggagcagcctggggaatattccgtcaggcccagGGATTAATGTATACAGTAatgtagtggtcgccaacctgtcGATGGCGATCGACTAGTCAATCTTTGAgtctttcccagtagatcccgaaaaaaaaaaaagaaaaataaatacacaaatactgttgattGTTTCCGGGctgcagggttttagttccgttctttctgcccagtgcgcatgcgtgtagctcccctgcactacagtgtacttcagtggtccccaaccgcCGGGCCATGAGGAAACGataatgagtcagctgcacctttcctcattctctgtcatggccactgttgaacttgaacgcacgcgagaTCATCAGTTGCTTAATCGCAGTGACACccttgcgccagggatcactggccgCCCTGCACGGCCAGCGGGAAGTgtcgttgctactggcctggagcaccgCCTCTAAACCTACACCGAATGTCAGtgaggaacccggtgctaaattattcagacgacctaattcaggctcagcgTTTTGTAAGTAtgagagcagctacctcactgcgatctactgaaacaaacttttgttggctgatagatcctacgggGGGGGGCACACGTCCTGTGGCACTCCTCACTCAGTCGATCGCTCTCTTTCGACTGCGGCcctggcacggggacctccggcccttacatTGTCCTCTCACCGCACCCatgaccagctgcacctggcATCTGGTGGCAGGTGACCAGTAGGCTGGAGTTTGGGCCctgaggctgtctaatgaggcaatgaagccctcaaaactgctttggtatcttgagtccaagcacccctcactgaaagacaaacccgttgagtttcttcagtggaaaaaacgcgagcaagcgggacagaagctaagtgccgagagctgtGAAAACTAAAtggcggaatagactggacataagaaacctgcttcgagtatcgctgtattcccattGTGTTtaacacaccccccccaccccgtcggCAAGAATATTGACAATATTATACCGGTCCGCAGTGCAAAAAGGGCGGGTAatcctggtgtttatacattatttctacttatgggttgcggggttttacttctggtcttttctgccccggtgcgcatgcaCGTGACTAATTGATCTGGGGTCAATCTtgcgaggtaggggatcttgggcttaaaaaggttggtgaccactacagtaatggatacagaccagtccatcgtgggtgaagccctcccctccatggaACACATCTATAAGGAATGATGTTGTaggaaggcagcacccatcatcagggacccccaccatctaagTTGCCATCAGTCAGAAGGTATAGGAgcttcaggagccacaccaccaggttcagggagttattacccttcaaccatcaggctcttgaaccggtggggataacttcactcaacccgtCACTGACCTGTTCCCGCAACCAATCAGcccatgttcttaatatttatagattattttgtttctttctctctcatgTTTGTATTTACACAAGTGCCTTTGTCATGTGCAGTGTTTTATTGATGTGGTTCTTTGTATTTGCCATTAATGTCTGCAAAAATGACAGTAAATCTATTTGAACATTGTGGTCACTACAGACAACCTCTCGTACATCGAACACATTTTTGAGATGTCCAGGCGGCCCGACCTGCTGACCATGGTGATTGACTACAGGACCAAGGTTTTGAACATCTCCGAGGACGAGGAGGTGGACTCCAAGTTTACCCGCATCCCCAGTGCCATCAAGTACAAAGGTGAGAaagtcgtgggggggggggggaactcctATAGGCCACCCAAACCCAGGCAGGTCCTTTATCTCTGCAAGCCACCCTGTCCAATCCTGGAATGTCCTACCCGCATGACTGGGCCTAAAGGCGAAACCCAGGGGTAAGGGCAGAAAATGGCATCATACATGAAGCAAGGGTTTCAAGGCGGAGGGATGAGAGGTCAACAGGGTTTGGGACTATGGTGTAAGGCATGGATTTCCGATTCCAGAGGATTGTGGGATTTTTGGAGTAAGGGGTGATGGGAATCAGGGTTTGGGGTAGGAAGGGAGATGGTGGGCTAGGTGTGAGAGATGTCCAGTGCCTTCAAGAGGAAAAAGGGTCCCAGGAATCCATGAGTCAGGGGTGAAAAGACAGGTTAATAATCCCTTCCTTCTTGTTTCCCTCAGACATCCTTCGGCAGCCATCTGAGGACGAGATCATCAAACTGAAACTGCCCCCCAAGAAGGCCTGAGCTGCAGCCAGCAAAGGCCCTGGAGCAAGCAAATGGGGGAGAGAGCGAAAGCAAGAGAGAATGTGcgcgtggggaggggggggggggagaaagagaacCTGCATTCAGAGATAGTGTTTGTAACAAGAAAAAAACTAACCCACCAGTAACATTAACCTGTAactttgcaaaaaaaaacctcCCTACCCCACCCACCACCATACATCGTGATCTGTTGTGTTGTGTTACCGGGATCTTCCTGTGCACCTGAAGCCTGCTGCATCGGTGGAGGCAAAGAAGGGGCTACAACAGCCTTAGCCCCCACCCACTCAACCCTATCCATCTAGCCTTCAACTCTATGCAAATTCTGAGAGATGTTGGGTGGGATGCAACACCATCCCCTCCCTCTctaccccaccccaccacccagtcaGGCCGACTGGAGTCAGGGTGTGATGCCCACGCCAAGCGGGGATTGAGGCTTTGGTCTGGTCAGGCTTTGATTCTTTTGGCGGTGTCCCTCAGgacaggatgggggtgggggggggggggcagaaacaGTTGGGAAGGCAAGCAGAGGCCATCCAGttgtggggagggtggggaagaATAAAAGTGGCCACCAATTGGCAGGAGGAGTGAGAAAACAGCAAAGCCTCTGAGTTGGGAAAAAAGGGGAGGGGCACAGGGCCAGGAGTGGGAGCCCAACAGGGACGGGGCTGGCCTACAGCCAATGGGCCTCAATCTCTGAAAAGTCTTAACCACTAGGCCTCAGCCTGCACAACTTCCCATTGGGTGGGGTGGAAAAGTGCCCCAGCTCCAGCCCTGACCCCCAGGCCAAGGCTGTGGAGGGGCTGGCAGGGTCCCGGCACCACATTCCTGCTAACCTGCCGATTAACAGCCAGTCTGTGTGCGAACCGCTGAAGCATTACTGGAGTGTGTCATTAAATGCGTTGTGCACCCAAAAGATGGTTTTGTCTTCTGAGTGGGGATTAGGAGTGGGGGTACGTAAAGACAAAATGTTGCCAGAAGGGTGAGGGGTCATGGTTGATGTGGGGTGCGTTGGTGGGAGGTATCAGGCAGCTTGGTTCAACTGTATCGGCGCAAATCTCTCCATCCCATCCCAAGCAACCAACACAAAAGCACGAACCAACCCTCAACCCACTGAACCCACAGCAactctgcttaacaagataacagcccatgatattacaggaaagatgctagaatGGATAGatgattggttgactggcaggagacaatgagtgggaataaagggaatcttTTCTAGTTGtttgctggtgaccagtggtgttccacagggtcagttttgggactgctacttttcacattatgcgCCTGCGGCCTGGGtgctggaattgatggctttctggccaagTTAACAacattacaaagataggtggaggggcagatagtattgaggaagcaggcagtctgcagaaggacttaagacagattggGGGCACgtgcaaataagtggcagatggaatacagggtcAGGAAGAATATGTTCATGCATTtttgcagaaggaataaaggttacaattgggaaaaaaattcaaaaatcagaggtgcaaagggacttgagagtccttgtgcaggattccctgaaagttaatttgaaggttgagtctatggtgaggaaggtaaatacatttcaagaggacgagaatataaaagcaaggatgtaatgttgagactttataatgaATCCTCACTTGGGGCACTCAGAGCagtttgggccccctatctaagaaaggatgtgctgggattggagacAGACCAGAGGAGGctgacaaaaatgattccaggaatgaaagagttaatgtatgaggagttttTGATGGCTTTGGCCCTGTACTCACCAGAGGGCAGAAGAATAAAGGATGACTTATCGAATACTGAAAAGCCGAGAAAGAGGATATTTCTgaaagtggggagtctaggacgagagagcagagcctcagtatagaggtacatccctttagaacagataagGAAGcagttcttcagccagagggtggtgaatctgtggaattcattacttcagACAGCTGCAGAGCCAAatcattgagaatatttaaagcCAAGCTTGACCAGTTTGTGATTAGTcaagctgtcaaaggttacagtgaagAGGGAAATGGAATGAATGGAGGAGCTGACTCaataggccaagtggcctaattctgctcccatgcctgATGGAAGAAACAGACAAAGACACTCACCCTGTCTTGCCACCCCCACCACCGCGCTCCCCGGAATGAGAAAGAGACTGAGAAGCAGcaataacactttattttataTCGACATTGAAGGAGAAGCCCGTGGCATGGGGGTTGGGAGAAAGCGGGTATGTGGTACTTTACAAGCTGGAAGAGGGGCTAAAAAATGGATTAAAAAGCTGGGAAAATAAGCCCTGTAAGTGGAGTGGAGGAGATGGGAGGATCCACTGGAAAATCTGGCCTATATCTCAGAACCCAATGACCCAGATTGCAGGTGGGGCAGAAGAGTCATCAGGCACTGGGATCTGGATTCcgcctgaaaaaaaaatcatggaaCAGACAGTAAACCTTGGAGAATTACTGAGCGAGGGTCCAGATGATCGAACATGCAGTTGGAGCTCAGCCAGCAAGAGAGCAAGTTAACTGGAAAGCCAGAAACCAGAACAAGAAGGTAGTCGGGGGGTAAGAAAACTTGGAACAGGGTGACAATGTGAAAGGGAGTGGCGTTCAGAGAATGTGCAGCTTGCAATTCAGAAAACCTGGAACCAGCATAATGGGCTAAATATCGAATCCAAGACTTGTATATAGATACCTGGAAAAGTAGTAActggatgggggtgggagattggAAATCTAGGAGCAGTATTTCAAGGGAGCGATTGGAAATTGGGTTGCCAGGAAATAAAAGCAGGATCCAGCCAGTACACTGCAAAGGGATACAAGAAAAGCCCGAGCTGGATCAGAGTCCACAGGGGATGCAAACATCAATTTCTAAAACACTAATTTTACAGAGGCAGAGAGCGACATGAGAATTCCCAACATGTCATGGGCAGACACTCACTGCACGCACCAGCATGCTGGAGCAACCATCCAAATTTGGGGAGCTCAGCGGAACTGCAGTGAGCTGATACGCagaccaatcacatccttgccaatcTCAGTCACCTAGAAAATAAAACAGCGAGGGTTAATGAAAAGGCAACAAAGGAGATCAAGAGAtctcactgaccagtgtctctcagtccctctctctcagggggatatctgtacactgaccggtttaTCTCAGACCCTCTTCCaggggggatatctgtacactgaccggtgtatcTCAGACCCTCTTCCaggggggatatctgtacactgactggtgtattTCAGACTCTCTTCCaggggggatatctgtacactgactggtgtgtcgTGGCTCTCTGAAGTTTCCATTTGCTTTAGGTCCAATAGCTGTTACGTACCGTGGTCACTCTGCAGATCTGACCCTTGAACTCTGGACTGTAGCAGGCTCCACTCAGCGGGCACTTTTCCACGGGCTTCCCCCTGACAATGGAAGTAATTGCAGGTTAATTCTGAAACTTGATGCTCTGTACATATGTGAATCTCAGAAgacgcactctcacacacagacacctggcCAATGATCTGCCCCCGAAACAATGCCATGGCAGAGCACACAAGGGATAGTGAAATGAGAGAGGCTCAGGGAAAACAATTAGGTGCTGCCTCTCCCATTCACCTCCACCCAGGGTCCCAACCAGTACTTcaaagtgaggcaacacttcacctgcaaagttGCATATGATACTCTCGATCAgcttcctctacactggtgagacccgacattaATCAggagactgctttgtcaagcacctctgctccatccaccaaagcTGGATTTCCCAGGGGGCAAACTTTGTAATCCCTGCCCCCATTTCAGTCCTCTGCTACCGTCAGTGTGGAGCAGCAACACTTTATATGCTGTCTGAGACATGAGCACCAATTtcgtctctccccccccacccttccctcgcatgttcccactctggcctcttacctcttctcctcatctttaTCGCCTCCCCCGGTgccccacctccttcccctctcttccATGATCCCCTTTCCtatcctatcagcttccttctccAGCCTTCACCTTTCCCACATAACTGGCTTCACTATAACCTTCTAGCtatcatcctcctcctcctccctctgctTTTCATTCTAGGGTCCGCCCCACTCcgttccagtcttgatgaaaggcctcggcccaaaatgttggcttcATTAACTCTGCTAGACcttctgagtgcttccagcactttgtgtgtgctgacAGGAAGTGAGGAGCCAAACCTCACCCTGCTCTGGATCCACactgcccccctccccacccaactACCTGTAGATGGGCTTGTATGTTGCAGCACAAATGTCAAAGGGATTGTGCATGTCATAGTTGAGCTGATGAGCATCGGTTGGTGTCTTCTCACAAGCAGCCAGGATCTTGCGTGTCTGTGGAGACAGAGACCATGTTTAGTGTAGCAACTTTGTGCTACGTGCTCAGTGGCTAGGGAGGTTGGCTTGGTTCCCCAGGATCTCCCCCACCAAGGTACAAAACTCCAGCACAGCTGAGCTCTGCAGCACTCCTTCCACATGTCACCACCACACTGGCCACAAGACAAAGAAACATtatgccattctgcccattgggtctgctctgccattccatcatggctgatttattatccttctcaaccccattctcctgccttctcccgtaatatctgatgccctgactaatcaagaacctatcaacctctgttttaaatatacccaatgacttggcctccacagcatccgtggcactgaattccacagattcaccaccctttgacgaaagaaattcctcctcatctctgttccaaaggaacaaccctcaattctgaggctgtgccctctggtcctagacttgcccattataggaaacatcatttGCAAGGAAGGATGTAGATCAAAGGTGGCGGGGAAGTCACCTCGGAAAGAGGAGTCACCCAATTGAGATAGAGAGTTTGTGAGGGAGTTCTTTCTCATTGATCTTTGGAACTCTCTGCCCTAGTGAGCTGTGGAGCCAAACTGCAAC of Hypanus sabinus isolate sHypSab1 chromosome 6, sHypSab1.hap1, whole genome shotgun sequence contains these proteins:
- the LOC132395797 gene encoding astrocytic phosphoprotein PEA-15 isoform X3 — protein: MTDTVPGQFAALLEDLSSNITSEDLAQLKLACKEDIPSDKNEELTCCKEWFSFLEKHDKLSKDNLSYIEHIFEMSRRPDLLTMVIDYRTKVLNISEDEEVDSKFTRIPSAIKYKDILRQPSEDEIIKLKLPPKKA